The following proteins come from a genomic window of Sphingobium cloacae:
- a CDS encoding efflux transporter outer membrane subunit, translated as MNGLKGKALISMSLAVTLSACDMAPKYVRPELPVPAASPEGPAYAAGEGQAAIVPADTAWRDFFVDPRLVRVIGTTLANNRDLRIALANVEQARAQFKVRRADILPTVGLNGSATYQEQPIVQFPDMAGVRNNTDVYNASVGISAWEIDLFGRVRNLTKAAQEQYFASIENRNAAQTALIAEVASAWMTMAADQERLRIARDLESAFGKTLELTKSRFAKGIASELEVRQAQTSYDQARADIAQATTLVAQDQNALNLLAGTTVGADDLPDAMPQGDVALDNLPGDLPSSLLLRRPDIAAAEHQLLAANANIGAARAAFFPRISLTAAFGTMSLGLSNLFKSGSDYWSVAPSASVPIFDFGRNQGNLRYARATYDAMLATYEKSVQTGFREVADALARRGTMTDQLAAQTSLRDSARVAYTLSEARFRAGIDSFLTTLDSQRALYAAEQGLLATRLARTANMIELYRAMGGGLK; from the coding sequence ATGAACGGTCTCAAGGGAAAAGCGCTGATTTCGATGAGCCTGGCGGTCACGCTGTCGGCCTGCGACATGGCGCCCAAATATGTCCGTCCCGAACTGCCGGTTCCCGCAGCCAGCCCCGAAGGCCCGGCCTATGCGGCCGGTGAGGGGCAGGCGGCGATTGTTCCGGCCGATACGGCGTGGCGGGATTTCTTCGTCGACCCGCGACTGGTGCGCGTTATCGGCACGACGCTGGCGAACAATCGCGATCTCCGCATCGCGCTCGCCAATGTGGAGCAGGCGAGGGCGCAGTTCAAAGTGCGGCGCGCCGACATCCTGCCGACCGTGGGCCTCAACGGCAGCGCGACCTATCAGGAACAGCCTATCGTGCAGTTCCCGGATATGGCGGGAGTGCGGAACAACACGGATGTCTATAACGCGTCCGTAGGCATCTCCGCCTGGGAAATCGATCTGTTCGGGCGGGTGAGGAACCTCACCAAGGCCGCGCAGGAACAATATTTCGCCTCCATCGAAAACCGCAACGCCGCGCAGACGGCGTTGATCGCGGAAGTGGCGTCGGCATGGATGACCATGGCCGCCGATCAGGAACGACTGCGGATCGCCCGCGATCTGGAATCGGCTTTCGGCAAGACGCTGGAATTGACGAAATCCCGCTTCGCCAAGGGCATCGCATCGGAACTGGAAGTGCGGCAGGCGCAGACCAGCTACGATCAGGCGCGTGCCGACATCGCCCAAGCGACGACGCTGGTGGCGCAGGATCAAAATGCCCTCAATCTGCTGGCCGGGACCACGGTCGGCGCGGACGATCTGCCGGACGCCATGCCGCAGGGGGATGTGGCGCTGGACAATCTGCCCGGCGACCTGCCATCCTCGCTTCTGTTGAGGCGGCCCGACATCGCGGCGGCGGAGCATCAGTTGCTGGCCGCCAATGCGAATATCGGCGCGGCGAGAGCGGCCTTCTTCCCCAGAATATCGCTGACGGCGGCTTTCGGCACGATGAGCCTGGGGCTGTCCAACCTCTTCAAGTCGGGCAGCGATTATTGGTCCGTCGCGCCCTCGGCCAGCGTGCCCATCTTCGATTTCGGCCGGAATCAGGGCAATCTGCGCTATGCGCGGGCCACCTATGACGCGATGCTCGCCACCTATGAAAAGAGCGTCCAGACAGGCTTCCGGGAGGTAGCCGATGCGCTGGCGCGGCGCGGCACCATGACCGATCAGCTGGCCGCCCAGACATCGCTGCGGGATTCCGCGCGCGTGGCCTATACCCTGTCGGAAGCCCGTTTCCGAGCGGGCATCGACAGTTTCCTGACGACGCTCGATTCCCAGCGCGCGCTCTATGCCGCGGAACAGGGCCTGCTGGCCACCCGGCTGGCCCGCACGGCCAATATGATCGAGCTTTACCGGGCCATGGGCGGAGGGCTGAAATAA
- a CDS encoding AAA family ATPase yields MDRFIVISGCSGGGKSTLLGELARRGHAVIDEPGRRIIAEEREGSGRALPWVSLSAFAERAVQLSLQDRERAKAMPGMVFFDRGLIDAAAALEHATGKAALKIYAGERYNRAVFMTPPWPENYVTEADRPHGLADAIQEYERLLSAFSSLHYDVRLLPKIPVVQRADLILRYFRLA; encoded by the coding sequence ATGGATCGCTTCATTGTCATATCGGGCTGTTCGGGCGGCGGGAAATCCACCCTGCTCGGCGAACTGGCGCGGCGGGGCCATGCCGTGATTGACGAACCGGGCCGCCGGATCATCGCGGAGGAACGCGAGGGCTCGGGCCGTGCGCTGCCCTGGGTCAGCCTTTCCGCATTCGCGGAGCGCGCCGTCCAATTGTCGCTTCAGGATCGGGAGCGAGCGAAAGCCATGCCCGGCATGGTGTTCTTCGACAGGGGATTGATCGATGCGGCCGCGGCATTGGAACATGCCACCGGAAAAGCCGCGCTGAAGATATATGCGGGCGAACGCTACAACCGCGCCGTCTTCATGACGCCTCCATGGCCTGAAAACTATGTCACCGAAGCTGACCGGCCCCATGGGCTGGCGGATGCCATCCAGGAATATGAGCGGCTGCTGTCGGCATTTTCATCCCTGCATTATGATGTCCGGCTCCTCCCGAAGATACCGGTGGTCCAGCGGGCCGATCTGATCTTGCGATATTTCCGGTTGGCGTAA
- a CDS encoding ATP-dependent helicase has product MTTVAPSPSDPPYLLGLNAPQREAVLTTEGPVLVLAGAGTGKTAALTARLAHLIATRRAYPSEILAVTFTNKAAREMRERVGRMIGPAVEGMPWLGTFHAIAAKMLRRHAELVGLQSNFTILDTDDQLRLMKQLIQAEGIDEKRWPARQLGGLIDQWKNKGLTPEEIGAGESEAYAHGRGQKLYAAYQARLREVNACDFGDLLLHVLTILKRHRDVLENYQQRFRYIMVDEYQDTNSSQYLWLRLLAQNRKNICCVGDDDQSIYSWRGAEVANILRFEKDFPGAKIVRLEQNYRSTPHILGAASGVIAENGNRLGKTLWTDIDAGEKVRVIGVWDGPEEARRVGDEIEGIERGGGSLDEVAILVRAQHQTREFEDRFIQIGLPYRIVGGFRFYERAEIRDALAYLRLVNQPADDLAFERIVNVPKRGLGDKAVEKLHRLARAEGIPLALAAARILDTDELTPQARRSLGAFIGDLARWRDRAAQLPHAELARQILDESGYTAMLQADRTAESAGRLENLSELARAMEEYETLGAFLEHVSLVMDNDAQAEERKVTIMTIHAAKGLEFDTVFLAGWEEGIFPSQRALDEGGLSALEEERRLAYVALTRARKACIVLHAANRRIYGQWTSSIPSRFVGELPPEHVEEESSMAGGASLWRANWSERADPFADVGRGTGRGPGWQRAQQNGQFSREPVRIVEARASAVSLGNKGRGDMMVGLRVFHQKFGYGTVAEIEGNKLEIDFETAGRKRVMDSFVHPA; this is encoded by the coding sequence ATGACGACCGTCGCGCCCTCCCCTTCCGATCCGCCCTATCTTCTGGGCCTGAACGCCCCCCAGCGGGAGGCCGTGCTGACGACGGAAGGGCCGGTCCTCGTCCTCGCCGGCGCGGGCACGGGGAAGACGGCGGCGCTGACGGCACGGCTCGCCCATCTCATCGCCACGCGGCGGGCCTATCCTTCGGAAATCCTCGCCGTCACCTTCACCAACAAGGCGGCGCGGGAAATGCGCGAGCGCGTCGGGCGCATGATCGGCCCGGCGGTCGAAGGGATGCCATGGCTCGGCACCTTCCACGCCATCGCCGCGAAGATGCTGCGCCGCCATGCGGAACTGGTGGGCCTGCAATCCAATTTCACCATCCTCGACACCGACGACCAGCTTCGCCTGATGAAGCAGCTCATCCAGGCGGAGGGCATCGACGAAAAGCGATGGCCCGCGCGCCAGTTGGGCGGCCTGATCGACCAGTGGAAGAACAAGGGCCTGACGCCCGAGGAGATCGGCGCGGGGGAAAGCGAAGCCTATGCGCATGGGCGCGGGCAAAAGCTCTACGCCGCCTATCAGGCCCGATTGCGCGAGGTGAACGCCTGCGACTTCGGCGACCTGCTGCTGCACGTGCTGACGATCCTCAAGCGGCATCGCGACGTGCTGGAAAACTATCAGCAGCGTTTCCGCTATATCATGGTGGACGAATATCAGGACACCAACAGCAGCCAGTATCTCTGGCTCCGCCTGCTGGCCCAGAACCGCAAGAACATCTGCTGCGTGGGCGATGACGACCAGTCCATTTATTCATGGCGCGGGGCGGAGGTCGCCAATATCCTGCGCTTCGAAAAGGATTTTCCGGGCGCGAAGATCGTGCGGCTGGAACAGAATTACCGATCGACGCCGCATATCCTGGGCGCGGCTTCCGGCGTGATCGCGGAGAATGGCAACCGGCTCGGCAAGACGCTCTGGACCGACATCGACGCGGGCGAGAAGGTCCGCGTCATCGGCGTGTGGGACGGGCCGGAGGAAGCACGCCGGGTCGGGGACGAGATCGAGGGGATCGAACGCGGCGGCGGGTCGCTGGACGAGGTGGCCATCCTCGTGCGCGCGCAGCACCAGACCCGCGAGTTCGAGGACCGCTTCATCCAGATCGGCCTGCCCTATCGCATCGTCGGCGGTTTCCGCTTCTATGAGCGCGCCGAAATCCGCGATGCGCTGGCCTATCTGCGGCTGGTGAACCAGCCCGCCGACGACCTGGCGTTCGAGCGGATCGTCAACGTGCCCAAGCGCGGCCTTGGCGACAAGGCCGTCGAAAAGCTGCATCGACTGGCGCGGGCGGAGGGCATTCCCCTGGCGCTCGCCGCCGCGCGCATATTGGATACCGACGAACTGACGCCGCAGGCGCGGCGGTCGCTGGGCGCGTTCATCGGCGACCTGGCGCGCTGGCGCGACCGGGCGGCGCAATTGCCCCATGCCGAACTGGCCCGGCAGATCCTCGACGAAAGCGGCTATACCGCCATGCTTCAGGCGGATCGCACGGCGGAAAGCGCGGGGCGGCTGGAGAACCTCAGCGAACTCGCCCGCGCCATGGAGGAATATGAGACGCTGGGCGCGTTCCTGGAGCATGTCAGCCTCGTCATGGACAATGACGCGCAGGCGGAGGAGCGCAAGGTCACGATCATGACCATCCACGCCGCCAAGGGGCTGGAATTCGACACGGTGTTCCTGGCCGGTTGGGAGGAAGGGATTTTCCCGTCGCAACGCGCCCTCGACGAAGGGGGGCTGAGCGCGCTGGAGGAAGAACGGCGGCTGGCCTATGTGGCGCTCACGCGGGCGCGCAAGGCCTGCATCGTCCTCCACGCCGCGAACCGCCGCATCTATGGCCAGTGGACCAGTTCCATCCCCTCGCGCTTTGTCGGCGAGCTTCCGCCCGAACATGTGGAGGAGGAAAGCAGCATGGCGGGCGGCGCGTCCCTCTGGCGGGCCAACTGGTCGGAGCGGGCCGACCCCTTCGCCGATGTGGGGCGCGGCACGGGCCGCGGCCCCGGCTGGCAGCGCGCACAGCAGAACGGCCAGTTCAGCCGCGAGCCGGTGAGGATCGTCGAAGCACGCGCTTCCGCCGTTTCGCTGGGGAACAAAGGACGGGGCGACATGATGGTGGGGCTGCGCGTCTTCCACCAGAAATTCGGCTATGGCACCGTAGCGGAGATAGAGGGCAACAAGCTGGAGATCGACTTCGAAACGGCCGGGCGCAAGCGGGTGATGGACAGTTTCGTCCATCCGGCATGA
- a CDS encoding integration host factor subunit beta: MIRSELIQKLADENPELGPQDVERIVDLFFKEIVDRLSTGGRVELRGFGAFTTRAREARTGRNPRTGEQVPVSAKRVPYFKPGKEMRERLNS; this comes from the coding sequence ATGATCCGTTCTGAACTGATCCAGAAATTGGCTGACGAGAATCCGGAGCTTGGCCCTCAGGATGTCGAGCGAATCGTCGATCTCTTCTTCAAGGAGATTGTGGATCGCCTCTCGACCGGGGGAAGGGTCGAACTGCGCGGCTTTGGCGCATTCACCACCCGCGCGCGGGAAGCGCGGACCGGCCGGAACCCTCGCACCGGCGAACAGGTTCCCGTTTCCGCGAAGAGGGTGCCCTATTTCAAGCCGGGCAAGGAAATGCGGGAGCGCCTCAACAGCTAG
- the cmk gene encoding (d)CMP kinase codes for MTIIAVDGPAASGKGTIARALARHYGLPCLDTGLLYRAVGLSVLKAGGDPDQEADALAACDFEDGLLNDPALRSEAVGSLASRVSVHPSVRQALVQRQRDFATRPGGAILDGRDIGTVIAPDADAKIFVTASVHVRAQRRYADALEHGGHPDMDSLIADIQARDTRDMSRDHAPLRMADGADLLDTSDLAIDAAIQRAIALVDAQLEGHRKV; via the coding sequence ATGACCATCATCGCCGTCGACGGCCCCGCCGCTTCGGGCAAGGGCACCATCGCCAGGGCGCTGGCCCGCCATTATGGCTTGCCCTGCCTCGACACGGGCCTGCTCTATCGGGCGGTCGGGCTTTCGGTGTTGAAGGCCGGCGGCGATCCGGACCAGGAGGCCGATGCGCTGGCGGCCTGCGATTTCGAGGATGGGTTGCTGAACGACCCCGCCTTGCGAAGCGAGGCCGTGGGCTCCCTCGCTTCCCGCGTATCGGTGCATCCCAGCGTCCGGCAGGCCCTCGTCCAGCGTCAGCGCGACTTTGCGACCCGGCCCGGCGGCGCGATCCTGGACGGGCGGGACATCGGCACCGTCATCGCCCCGGATGCGGACGCCAAGATCTTCGTGACCGCCAGCGTCCATGTCCGCGCCCAGCGCCGCTATGCCGACGCGCTGGAACATGGCGGCCATCCCGACATGGACAGCCTGATCGCCGACATCCAGGCGCGCGACACCCGCGACATGAGCCGGGATCACGCACCGCTGCGCATGGCGGACGGAGCGGACTTGCTAGATACCAGCGATTTGGCTATAGACGCCGCCATCCAACGGGCCATCGCGCTTGTGGATGCCCAGCTTGAAGGTCACCGAAAGGTCTGA
- the aroA gene encoding 3-phosphoshikimate 1-carboxyvinyltransferase has protein sequence MTFTAAPPLAGSIAVPGDKSISHRSLMLSALAVGESRIEGLLEGEDVLATAAAMRAMGADIGRDDGGIWHVHGVGVGGLLQPQTALEMGNSGTSTRLLMGLIASHAITATFTGDASLSKRPMARVTEPLSRMGASFTASPGERLPLTMRGLCPAVPLDYRLPVASAQVKSAILLAGLNAPGVTRIVEPIPTRDHSERMLRGFGAELNVETQSDGTRIITLRGEAELRPQSIMVPGDPSSAAFPIVAALLVPGSRITIMNVGLNATRAGLIELLRAMGGDILIENPREVGGEPVGDLIVGASSLKGIEPDPALAPSMIDEYPVAFIAAALAEGRSVFRGLEELRVKESDRLTTMAEGLRAIGVTVEELEDGVVIEGSGGALLAGGGPIATKLDHRIAMSFAVAGLVSRSGVTIDDMRPVATSFPGFTALLRSLGAMA, from the coding sequence ATGACCTTCACCGCCGCGCCGCCGCTCGCCGGCTCCATCGCCGTGCCGGGGGACAAGAGCATTTCGCACCGTTCCCTGATGCTTTCCGCCCTCGCCGTCGGAGAAAGCAGGATCGAGGGATTGCTGGAAGGCGAGGATGTGCTGGCCACCGCCGCCGCGATGCGGGCCATGGGCGCGGACATAGGGCGGGACGATGGCGGCATCTGGCATGTCCACGGCGTCGGCGTGGGCGGATTGCTCCAGCCGCAGACCGCGCTGGAGATGGGCAATAGCGGCACCTCCACCCGCCTGCTGATGGGCCTGATCGCCAGCCATGCGATCACCGCGACCTTCACCGGCGACGCGTCGCTGAGCAAGCGGCCGATGGCGCGCGTCACCGAACCGCTTTCCCGCATGGGCGCGAGCTTCACGGCAAGCCCCGGCGAGCGCCTTCCGCTCACCATGCGCGGCCTGTGCCCCGCCGTGCCGCTCGATTACCGCCTTCCCGTCGCGTCGGCGCAGGTCAAGTCGGCCATTCTGCTGGCGGGTCTCAACGCGCCCGGCGTCACCCGCATCGTGGAGCCGATCCCCACGCGCGATCATAGCGAACGGATGCTCAGGGGGTTTGGCGCGGAACTGAATGTGGAAACGCAAAGCGACGGCACCCGCATCATCACCCTGCGCGGCGAGGCGGAGTTGCGGCCCCAATCGATCATGGTTCCCGGCGACCCCTCCTCCGCGGCCTTCCCGATCGTGGCGGCGCTGCTGGTTCCGGGATCTCGGATCACGATCATGAATGTGGGCCTCAACGCCACCCGCGCCGGATTGATCGAATTGCTCCGCGCGATGGGCGGCGACATCCTTATCGAAAATCCCCGCGAAGTGGGGGGCGAGCCGGTGGGCGACCTGATCGTCGGCGCCTCCAGCCTCAAGGGCATCGAGCCGGACCCGGCCCTCGCCCCGTCCATGATCGACGAATATCCGGTGGCCTTCATCGCCGCCGCGCTGGCGGAAGGGCGCAGCGTTTTCCGGGGCCTTGAGGAACTGCGCGTCAAGGAATCGGATCGCCTGACCACCATGGCGGAGGGCCTGCGGGCCATCGGCGTCACCGTCGAGGAACTGGAGGATGGCGTCGTCATCGAAGGCAGCGGCGGCGCGCTGCTCGCGGGCGGCGGGCCGATCGCGACGAAGCTCGACCATCGCATCGCCATGAGTTTCGCCGTGGCGGGCCTCGTATCGAGGTCCGGCGTCACCATCGACGACATGCGGCCGGTGGCGACCAGCTTCCCCGGCTTCACCGCCCTGCTTCGTTCGCTGGGCGCGATGGCATGA
- a CDS encoding universal stress protein gives MKSVLLHIRDDRGAESRLQAACDLARCCEAHIQCVQVRSAPDLIAADMYGGAAFAPALADELREIDDRLRAQVEDRLSREGVSWDWRQVNGEPVGALLRAAKLSDVIVATLPEAQRRDFKDALPIAADLALGGRTAVLAMPQSAKCFPIPGRALVAWDGSQEAAAAIRAAVPLLRLAQEVHLVTIEEADKQAFPSTDAPEYLSRHGISVQVHGRPRGEEAVETALLDAINALAADWMVMGTFGHSRLRELVFGGVTRRMLREAKVPLVLAH, from the coding sequence ATGAAATCCGTTCTGTTGCATATCCGCGATGACCGGGGAGCCGAAAGCCGTCTTCAGGCGGCTTGCGATCTGGCCCGCTGTTGCGAGGCGCATATCCAGTGCGTGCAGGTGCGATCCGCGCCCGATCTTATCGCCGCCGATATGTATGGGGGCGCGGCCTTCGCGCCCGCCCTTGCCGATGAATTGCGCGAGATCGACGATCGGCTCCGCGCCCAGGTCGAGGACCGGCTGAGCCGCGAAGGAGTAAGCTGGGACTGGCGGCAGGTGAATGGCGAACCGGTGGGAGCGCTGCTGCGGGCGGCGAAACTGTCCGATGTCATCGTCGCCACCCTGCCGGAAGCGCAGCGCAGGGATTTCAAGGATGCCCTGCCCATCGCCGCCGATCTGGCGCTGGGAGGACGCACGGCCGTTCTTGCCATGCCGCAATCCGCGAAATGCTTCCCGATTCCGGGGCGCGCGCTGGTCGCATGGGACGGGTCTCAGGAGGCGGCTGCGGCCATCAGAGCGGCCGTCCCTTTGCTGCGACTGGCGCAGGAAGTGCATCTGGTGACGATCGAGGAAGCCGATAAGCAGGCTTTTCCTTCGACCGATGCGCCGGAATATCTTTCCCGCCACGGCATCTCCGTTCAGGTGCACGGACGGCCGCGCGGCGAGGAGGCGGTGGAGACGGCGCTGCTCGACGCCATCAACGCATTGGCGGCGGACTGGATGGTCATGGGCACGTTCGGCCACAGCCGCCTGCGTGAACTGGTCTTCGGCGGGGTGACGCGGCGCATGCTGCGGGAGGCGAAGGTGCCGCTTGTGCTGGCGCACTGA
- a CDS encoding TIGR02300 family protein, whose translation MVKAEWGTKRTCPKCATRFYDLGKDDPVTCINCGTAWEPEPVLKSKQPIPYEEAPKKVIETADGELETADDDLDLDLDVDDDGDSPDNDVDLGGDDDLGVEAGKDDDADDH comes from the coding sequence ATGGTCAAGGCTGAATGGGGCACGAAGCGTACTTGCCCGAAATGCGCCACGCGCTTCTATGACCTGGGCAAGGATGACCCGGTCACCTGCATCAACTGCGGCACCGCCTGGGAACCCGAGCCGGTACTGAAATCGAAGCAGCCGATCCCTTATGAGGAAGCCCCCAAGAAGGTCATCGAAACCGCGGACGGGGAATTGGAAACGGCCGATGACGATCTGGACCTGGATCTGGACGTCGATGACGATGGCGATTCGCCCGACAATGACGTCGATCTGGGCGGCGATGACGACCTGGGCGTCGAAGCCGGCAAGGACGATGACGCCGACGATCACTAA
- a CDS encoding methylated-DNA--[protein]-cysteine S-methyltransferase — translation MMLLHKVMASPVGRLKLVAGDGGLKAVLWEHDDPRRVPLEASRASASHPLLVETEAQLGQYFAGERRHFQLPLDFAGTPFQQAVWRALLDIGYGATRSYEELARRIGKPTACRAVGAANGRNPLSIVVPCHRVLGKRGALTGFAGGLEAKSYLLDLERRWAGPSGLRILRECRS, via the coding sequence ATCATGCTTCTGCATAAGGTCATGGCGTCTCCGGTCGGGCGGCTCAAGCTGGTGGCCGGCGATGGCGGGTTGAAGGCTGTTTTATGGGAGCATGACGATCCCCGCCGGGTGCCTTTGGAGGCGTCGCGGGCTTCGGCCAGCCACCCCTTGCTGGTGGAGACGGAGGCTCAACTCGGCCAATATTTCGCGGGAGAGCGGCGTCATTTCCAACTGCCGTTGGATTTCGCGGGAACGCCCTTTCAACAGGCGGTCTGGCGCGCCCTGCTCGACATCGGCTATGGGGCGACGCGCAGTTATGAGGAACTGGCGCGCCGGATCGGCAAGCCCACGGCCTGTCGCGCCGTGGGAGCGGCCAATGGCCGAAATCCCCTTTCCATCGTCGTCCCCTGCCATCGTGTGCTGGGTAAACGGGGCGCCTTGACCGGCTTTGCGGGTGGCCTGGAAGCCAAGTCCTATTTGCTGGACCTTGAGCGCCGATGGGCCGGCCCGTCCGGATTACGGATTTTGCGTGAATGCCGATCCTGA
- the rpsA gene encoding 30S ribosomal protein S1, producing the protein MASTAFPSRDDFAALLNDSLGGEDGGFEGRVVKGTVTGIENDLAVIDVGLKSEGRVPLREFAAPGQKADLKVGDEVEVYVDRVENAHGEAMLSRDRARREAAWDKLEAEFTESARVEGVIFGRVKGGFTVDLDGAVAFLPGSQVDIRPVRDVTPLMDIPQPFQILKMDRRRGNIVVSRRAILEETRAEQRSGLIQTLAEGQIIEGVVKNITDYGAFVDLGGIDGLLHVTDLSYKRINHPSEMINIGDTVRVQIIRINRDTQRISLGMKQLESDPWEGAAAKYPVGAKLSGRVTNITEYGAFVELEPGIEGLVHVSEMSWTKKNVHPGKIVSTSQEVEVIVLEVDPEKRRISLGLKQAQSNPWDSFAEKHPVGSTVEGEVKNATEFGLFIGLDGDVDGMVHMSDIAWGISGEDALALHRKGEMVQAVVLDIDVEKERISLGMKQLERGGPAAGGTAAAAAGLSKNSVVTVTVLEVRDGGLEVQAGEDGAAGFIKRSDLGRDRDEQRPERFQIGQKFDAMVTGFDRAKKPTFSVKAMQIAEEKQAVAQYGSSDSGASLGDILGEALKAKSEG; encoded by the coding sequence ATGGCCTCCACGGCATTCCCCTCGCGCGATGATTTCGCCGCGCTTCTCAATGATTCCCTCGGTGGCGAGGATGGCGGCTTCGAAGGCCGCGTCGTCAAGGGCACCGTCACCGGCATCGAAAACGACCTCGCCGTCATCGACGTGGGCCTCAAGAGCGAAGGCCGCGTGCCGCTGCGCGAATTCGCCGCGCCGGGCCAGAAGGCCGACCTGAAGGTCGGCGACGAAGTCGAAGTCTATGTCGACCGCGTCGAAAACGCCCATGGCGAAGCGATGCTCAGCCGCGACCGCGCCCGCCGCGAAGCCGCCTGGGACAAGCTGGAAGCCGAGTTCACCGAAAGCGCCCGCGTCGAAGGCGTCATCTTCGGCCGCGTCAAGGGCGGCTTCACCGTCGATCTCGACGGCGCCGTGGCGTTCCTGCCCGGCAGCCAGGTCGACATCCGCCCCGTGCGCGACGTCACCCCGCTGATGGACATTCCGCAGCCCTTCCAGATCCTGAAGATGGATCGCCGCCGCGGCAACATCGTCGTGTCGCGCCGCGCCATCCTGGAAGAAACCCGCGCCGAACAGCGCAGCGGCCTCATCCAGACCCTGGCCGAGGGCCAGATCATCGAGGGCGTGGTCAAGAACATCACCGATTATGGCGCGTTCGTTGACCTTGGCGGCATTGACGGCCTGCTGCACGTCACCGACCTCAGCTACAAGCGGATCAACCATCCGAGCGAGATGATCAACATCGGCGACACCGTGCGCGTCCAGATCATCCGCATCAACCGCGACACGCAGCGCATCAGCCTGGGCATGAAGCAGCTGGAAAGCGATCCGTGGGAAGGCGCCGCCGCCAAATATCCGGTCGGCGCGAAGCTGTCGGGCCGCGTCACGAACATCACCGAATATGGTGCGTTCGTGGAGCTGGAACCGGGCATCGAAGGCCTCGTCCACGTTTCGGAAATGTCCTGGACCAAGAAGAACGTCCATCCCGGCAAGATCGTTTCGACCAGCCAGGAAGTGGAAGTCATCGTCCTCGAAGTCGATCCGGAAAAGCGCCGCATCTCGCTCGGCCTCAAGCAGGCCCAGTCGAACCCGTGGGACAGCTTCGCCGAGAAGCACCCGGTCGGCTCGACCGTCGAGGGCGAAGTCAAGAACGCGACCGAATTCGGCCTGTTCATCGGCCTGGACGGCGATGTGGACGGCATGGTCCACATGTCCGACATCGCCTGGGGCATTTCCGGCGAGGACGCGCTGGCGCTGCACCGCAAGGGCGAGATGGTTCAGGCTGTCGTTCTCGACATCGACGTCGAGAAGGAGCGCATCAGCCTTGGCATGAAGCAGCTTGAGCGTGGCGGCCCGGCCGCTGGCGGCACCGCTGCCGCTGCCGCTGGCCTGTCGAAGAACTCGGTCGTGACCGTCACGGTCCTGGAAGTCCGCGACGGCGGTCTGGAAGTCCAGGCCGGCGAAGATGGCGCCGCTGGCTTCATCAAGCGCAGCGATCTGGGCCGCGACCGCGACGAGCAGCGTCCGGAGCGCTTCCAGATCGGCCAGAAGTTCGACGCCATGGTGACCGGTTTCGACCGCGCCAAGAAGCCGACCTTCTCGGTCAAGGCCATGCAGATCGCCGAAGAGAAGCAGGCCGTGGCTCAGTACGGTTCTTCCGACAGCGGCGCGTCGCTGGGCGACATCCTTGGCGAAGCGCTCAAGGCCAAGAGCGAAGGATAA